Proteins found in one Salinimonas lutimaris genomic segment:
- a CDS encoding DNA-3-methyladenine glycosylase I produces the protein MEKQKPRCGWVTNDDIYRDYHDTEWGRPERDSQALFAKLCLDGQQAGLSWLTILKKRDSYYQAYHNFDPQRIVAMPQSELDALKDNPGVIRNRLKINSVVANAKGYLAIEKEQPFSEFIWQFTSGKTVVNQWQSQSEVPVSTAESKAMAKALKKRGFTFVGETICYAFMQAVGMVNDHVTDCHCYAAVCEEAIT, from the coding sequence ATGGAAAAGCAAAAACCACGCTGTGGCTGGGTCACCAACGACGACATTTACCGTGATTACCACGATACCGAGTGGGGCAGACCTGAGCGCGACAGTCAGGCACTGTTTGCCAAACTCTGTTTAGACGGGCAGCAGGCTGGTCTGTCCTGGCTGACCATTTTGAAAAAACGGGATAGCTACTACCAGGCATACCATAATTTTGACCCGCAGCGTATTGTGGCCATGCCGCAGTCCGAACTTGATGCGCTTAAAGACAATCCCGGCGTAATTCGCAACCGGCTTAAAATCAACTCTGTGGTGGCCAATGCAAAAGGGTATCTGGCGATAGAAAAGGAGCAGCCGTTTAGCGAGTTTATCTGGCAGTTTACGTCAGGCAAAACCGTAGTAAATCAATGGCAGTCGCAGTCAGAGGTGCCAGTCAGCACTGCTGAATCAAAAGCCATGGCAAAAGCGTTGAAAAAGCGGGGATTTACATTTGTGGGAGAAACGATCTGTTATGCCTTTATGCAGGCAGTAGGTATGGTCAATGACCATGTCACAGACTGCCACTGTTATGCAGCAGTCTGCGAGGAAGCGATTACCTGA
- a CDS encoding c-type cytochrome: protein MKKLCLMVFLAAGFCSTAQSQGDPEAGKQKSTVCAACHGMDGNSAIPINPSLAGQHANYIVKQLQEFKQASQTGGKEGRNNAVMNGMAAPLSQQDMLDLGAYFAAQKPKPGSTPEEVVEAGEALYRGGNLERGIAACIACHGPRGNGMQLAGFPDISGQHPEYIAAQLKAFRSGDRNNDMNGMMRDIAMKLTDEDIDTMAKYLSGLH, encoded by the coding sequence ATGAAAAAACTGTGTTTGATGGTGTTTCTGGCAGCCGGCTTTTGCTCCACCGCTCAGTCTCAGGGAGATCCCGAAGCGGGTAAGCAAAAATCAACCGTATGTGCAGCATGTCATGGTATGGATGGTAATAGTGCAATTCCTATTAATCCCAGCCTGGCGGGTCAGCATGCTAATTATATTGTTAAGCAGTTGCAGGAGTTTAAGCAGGCTTCGCAAACCGGTGGTAAAGAAGGTCGCAATAACGCGGTAATGAATGGTATGGCAGCGCCCTTATCACAACAGGACATGCTGGATCTCGGTGCATATTTTGCAGCTCAGAAACCCAAGCCGGGCAGCACACCTGAAGAAGTTGTAGAAGCAGGTGAAGCTCTTTATCGCGGCGGTAATCTGGAACGGGGAATTGCAGCCTGTATCGCCTGTCATGGTCCGCGGGGAAATGGTATGCAACTGGCTGGCTTTCCGGATATCAGTGGACAACACCCCGAATATATTGCTGCACAATTGAAAGCTTTCAGAAGTGGCGACAGAAATAACGACATGAATGGCATGATGCGAGATATCGCCATGAAGCTGACAGATGAAGATATCGATACAATGGCTAAATATCTGTCGGGTTTACACTAA
- the yihA gene encoding ribosome biogenesis GTP-binding protein YihA/YsxC, translated as MTYYTRAKFLTSAPDIRHLSKNDGIEVAFAGRSNAGKSSALNALTRQKNLARTSKTPGRTQLINVFELDDERRLVDLPGYGFAQVPIAMKKKWQASLGEYLQKRECLRGLVVMMDIRHPFKDLDQDLIYWAVDANIPVLALLTKADKLKSGKRKAQLMMAEEAALAFMGNVTVKTFSSLSKHGLPELERILDSWLGLNAEPEDV; from the coding sequence ATGACGTATTACACCCGAGCGAAGTTTTTAACCAGCGCCCCCGACATTCGGCACCTAAGCAAGAATGACGGCATTGAAGTGGCTTTCGCCGGTCGCTCTAATGCCGGTAAATCCAGTGCACTGAATGCACTTACCCGACAGAAAAACCTGGCCCGGACCAGTAAAACGCCGGGGCGTACCCAGTTAATTAACGTATTTGAACTGGACGATGAACGTCGTTTGGTCGATTTGCCTGGTTATGGGTTTGCCCAGGTGCCGATAGCGATGAAAAAGAAGTGGCAGGCCTCGCTGGGTGAATATCTGCAAAAACGTGAGTGCTTGCGTGGTTTGGTGGTAATGATGGATATTCGCCATCCGTTTAAAGATCTTGATCAGGATCTTATTTACTGGGCGGTAGATGCCAATATTCCCGTATTGGCTCTGCTAACCAAGGCTGATAAGTTAAAATCCGGTAAGCGAAAAGCTCAGCTGATGATGGCAGAAGAAGCCGCGCTGGCCTTTATGGGCAATGTGACAGTAAAAACATTCTCGTCTTTATCAAAGCATGGCTTGCCAGAGCTTGAGCGGATTCTGGATAGCTGGCTAGGACTCAATGCTGAGCCGGAAGACGTATAA
- a CDS encoding class I SAM-dependent methyltransferase, translating into MTCEPCPLCATHKTSSPPSPPVLYHQDKHRDYWQCKRCKLVFVAAEQRPTLNQEQQEYALHDNNPDDPGYQRFLMKAATPLMEKLPHSARHGLDFGCGPAPALARLLEAQGYCMAVYDPLFSPDTSVFNHTYDFVTCTEAIEHFHTPDKELTLLSELVAPGGWLCIMTKRVIDQTRFASWHYKNDPTHVSFFSDATFDYIGRHYGFDVHLVASDVVLMNKHSYNTQL; encoded by the coding sequence ATGACTTGTGAACCATGCCCACTTTGTGCCACCCATAAAACATCATCTCCTCCGTCACCCCCGGTTTTATATCACCAGGATAAACACAGAGATTACTGGCAGTGTAAGCGGTGCAAACTGGTATTTGTAGCTGCTGAACAGCGCCCGACACTGAACCAGGAGCAGCAGGAATATGCCCTTCATGACAATAACCCTGATGATCCTGGTTATCAGCGTTTTTTAATGAAAGCGGCGACACCGCTGATGGAAAAGTTGCCTCACAGCGCCCGACACGGCCTTGACTTTGGCTGCGGCCCTGCCCCGGCACTGGCCAGATTACTGGAAGCGCAAGGCTACTGTATGGCGGTATACGATCCGTTATTTAGCCCGGACACCAGCGTATTCAATCACACCTATGATTTTGTCACCTGTACCGAAGCTATCGAGCATTTCCATACACCGGACAAAGAACTGACTCTGCTCAGCGAACTGGTCGCGCCGGGAGGCTGGTTGTGCATCATGACCAAGCGTGTGATTGACCAGACTCGTTTTGCCAGCTGGCATTATAAAAACGATCCAACCCATGTCAGTTTTTTCAGTGATGCCACCTTTGATTATATTGGCCGGCATTACGGCTTTGATGTACATCTGGTGGCTTCTGATGTCGTATTAATGAACAAGCACAGTTATAATACACAGCTATAA
- a CDS encoding DUF2489 domain-containing protein, translating into MLWTIAIIIALIIILALGVYAGRLLFMLKQQNARQAAARAGRTAKIKESVILIAKAMEQQQCELSEGAIRICNLLNALPLASPPDFRQKFPHIHALFIAVSGFAVLEERKKLSKQEKRKQDTAREQIESEHESKVLDELPAIKSYCEAL; encoded by the coding sequence ATGCTTTGGACTATCGCCATCATTATTGCGTTAATTATTATTCTGGCTCTGGGCGTGTACGCTGGGCGTCTGCTGTTTATGCTGAAGCAGCAAAACGCCCGACAAGCAGCGGCCCGGGCCGGGCGCACGGCTAAAATCAAAGAGAGTGTTATTCTGATTGCCAAGGCCATGGAGCAACAGCAGTGTGAGTTGTCAGAAGGAGCCATTCGTATTTGTAATTTACTTAATGCCTTGCCACTGGCCAGCCCGCCGGATTTTCGGCAGAAATTTCCGCATATTCATGCCCTGTTTATCGCCGTCAGTGGGTTTGCCGTGCTTGAAGAGCGTAAAAAGCTTTCCAAACAGGAAAAGCGCAAACAAGATACCGCCCGCGAGCAAATCGAATCAGAGCATGAAAGCAAAGTGCTGGACGAGTTGCCCGCCATAAAAAGCTACTGCGAAGCCCTGTAA
- the yihI gene encoding Der GTPase-activating protein YihI, which translates to MPRSKKTRKVGLIGVRKDPDRKPRVTVPQGKKKGKGKPSGTRNAVEQQKGRSGGKKAAQDPRHGSKRPIQLIKAEARKYASPAEELAALEADNKLAALLDKLDQDISISRAEQQYVDEKMERHRFLCDLMGISEDEDDDSNDPLDDLDAISMDDFKK; encoded by the coding sequence ATGCCTCGTAGCAAGAAAACCAGAAAAGTAGGACTGATAGGGGTAAGAAAAGACCCGGACAGAAAACCTCGCGTCACCGTGCCTCAGGGTAAGAAAAAAGGTAAAGGAAAGCCTTCTGGTACCCGCAATGCGGTTGAACAGCAAAAAGGCCGTAGTGGTGGCAAAAAGGCCGCTCAAGACCCGCGCCATGGCAGTAAGCGCCCGATTCAGCTGATCAAGGCAGAAGCCCGTAAATATGCTTCGCCGGCTGAAGAATTGGCAGCGCTGGAAGCTGACAACAAATTGGCCGCGTTACTGGATAAACTGGATCAGGACATCAGCATCAGCCGCGCTGAACAGCAGTATGTGGATGAAAAAATGGAACGTCACCGTTTTCTGTGTGATCTGATGGGCATCAGTGAAGATGAAGATGATGACAGTAACGATCCTTTGGACGATCTTGACGCTATCAGCATGGACGACTTTAAAAAGTAA